A window from Polyangium spumosum encodes these proteins:
- a CDS encoding DegT/DnrJ/EryC1/StrS family aminotransferase, translating to MRVPLLDLRAQHRAIREEIDQAMARVVEAQAFVLGEEVRLFEEVIAARLGALHAIGVASGSDALLLSLVASGVGPGDEVVTTPFTFFATAGAIARLGARPVFVDIEPASWNLDPARVLAAIGPRTRAIVPVHLYGRVARMEPWLDEARARGVAVVEDAAQAIDARRGGRAAGTIGTFGCLSFFPSKNLGAFGDGGMVLTNDPDKATRVRRLRTHGGEKMYRHDEVGMNSRLDAIQAAVLRAKLPYLEGWTEARRGIADRYRALLAEAGISDFVRPAEDDPEGRHVYHQFTIRAVRRDELRASLESAGIGTAVYYPVPLHLQPCFAHLGYHEGDFPQAERACREVLSLPISPTLTPEQQGYVVERIRAFYA from the coding sequence ATGAGGGTCCCGCTCCTCGATCTACGCGCGCAACACCGCGCGATCCGCGAAGAGATCGATCAGGCCATGGCCCGCGTCGTCGAGGCGCAGGCGTTCGTCCTCGGAGAAGAGGTCCGCCTCTTCGAGGAGGTGATCGCCGCGCGCCTCGGCGCTCTGCACGCGATCGGCGTGGCCTCGGGCAGCGATGCGCTCCTGCTCTCGCTCGTCGCTTCGGGCGTGGGCCCGGGCGACGAGGTCGTGACCACGCCGTTCACGTTCTTCGCGACCGCGGGCGCCATCGCGCGGCTCGGCGCGCGGCCCGTCTTCGTCGACATCGAGCCTGCGTCATGGAACCTCGATCCCGCGCGTGTGCTCGCGGCGATCGGCCCGCGCACGCGCGCCATCGTCCCCGTGCACCTCTACGGCCGCGTCGCGCGGATGGAGCCTTGGCTCGACGAGGCGCGGGCGCGTGGCGTCGCCGTCGTCGAGGACGCCGCGCAGGCGATCGACGCGCGGCGGGGCGGACGCGCGGCGGGCACGATCGGCACGTTCGGCTGCCTCTCGTTTTTCCCGAGCAAGAACCTCGGGGCGTTCGGCGACGGCGGGATGGTCCTGACCAACGATCCCGACAAGGCCACCCGCGTCCGCCGCCTGCGCACGCACGGCGGCGAGAAGATGTACCGCCACGACGAAGTCGGCATGAACAGCCGCCTCGACGCGATCCAGGCCGCGGTTTTACGCGCCAAGCTCCCGTATCTCGAAGGCTGGACGGAGGCGCGGCGCGGCATCGCCGATCGATATCGCGCCCTGCTCGCGGAGGCGGGGATCTCCGATTTCGTCCGCCCCGCCGAGGACGACCCCGAGGGCCGGCACGTCTACCACCAGTTCACGATCCGCGCCGTTCGTCGGGACGAGCTCCGGGCGTCCCTCGAATCCGCCGGGATCGGCACGGCCGTGTATTACCCGGTCCCGCTGCACCTGCAGCCGTGCTTTGCGCACCTCGGTTACCACGAGGGAGATTTCCCGCAGGCCGAGCGCGCCTGCCGCGAGGTGCTGTCGCTGCCCATTTCACCGACGCTCACCCCGGAGCAGCAGGGGTACGTGGTGGAGCGCATTCGCGCGTTTTACGCCTGA
- the icd gene encoding NADP-dependent isocitrate dehydrogenase has product MREFPKPTAGEAITMSKSGELQVPDQPIIPFIEGDGTGPDIWRASQRVLDAAVAKAYGGKKKIAWYEVYAGEKAFNSFGEWLPQGTVEAYRQYLVGIKGPLTTPIGKGIRSLNVALRQMLDLYVCLRPVRWYKGVPSPVKDPGAVDMVIFRENTEDIYAGIEWEAESPEAKKVIDFLQKEMGVKKIRFPATSGIGIKPVSREGTERLVRAAIEYALRYNRKSVTFVHKGNIMKFTEGAFKAWGYSLAQSQFRDKVVTERETWILGNKEKNPEITVEQNAKEIEPGYDMAPADMQAEFRAEVEEALKLWDTHGGGKWKKMLRVKDSIADITLQQVLTRPRDFDVIATLNLNGDYLSDALAAQIGGIGIAPGGNINYVTGHAVFEATHGTAPKYANLDKVNPGSVILSGEMMLRHMGWTEAAELINKGMDGAIGAKTVTYDFARLMEGAKEVKCSEFGDAIIAHMG; this is encoded by the coding sequence ATGCGCGAGTTCCCGAAGCCCACAGCGGGCGAAGCGATCACGATGTCCAAGTCCGGCGAGCTCCAGGTGCCGGACCAACCCATCATCCCGTTCATCGAAGGTGACGGCACCGGCCCCGACATCTGGCGCGCCAGCCAGCGCGTGCTCGACGCGGCCGTGGCGAAGGCGTACGGCGGCAAGAAGAAGATCGCCTGGTACGAGGTGTACGCGGGCGAGAAGGCGTTCAACAGCTTCGGCGAGTGGCTGCCGCAGGGCACGGTCGAGGCGTACCGCCAGTACCTCGTGGGCATCAAGGGCCCGCTGACGACGCCGATCGGCAAGGGCATCCGCAGCCTCAACGTGGCGCTGCGGCAGATGCTCGACCTCTACGTCTGCCTGCGCCCGGTGCGCTGGTACAAGGGCGTGCCCTCGCCGGTGAAGGATCCCGGCGCGGTCGACATGGTGATCTTCCGCGAGAACACGGAGGACATCTACGCCGGCATCGAGTGGGAGGCGGAGAGCCCGGAGGCGAAGAAGGTGATCGACTTCCTCCAGAAAGAGATGGGAGTGAAGAAGATCCGCTTCCCGGCGACGAGCGGCATCGGCATCAAGCCGGTGAGCCGCGAGGGCACGGAGCGCCTGGTGCGCGCGGCGATCGAGTACGCGCTCCGGTACAACCGGAAGAGCGTCACGTTCGTGCACAAGGGCAACATCATGAAGTTCACGGAGGGCGCGTTCAAGGCGTGGGGTTATTCGCTCGCGCAGAGCCAGTTCCGGGACAAGGTCGTGACGGAGCGCGAGACGTGGATCCTCGGGAACAAGGAGAAGAACCCGGAGATCACGGTCGAGCAGAACGCGAAGGAGATCGAGCCCGGCTACGACATGGCGCCCGCGGACATGCAGGCCGAGTTCCGCGCGGAGGTCGAGGAGGCGCTGAAGCTCTGGGACACGCACGGCGGCGGCAAGTGGAAGAAGATGCTGCGCGTGAAGGACTCGATCGCGGACATCACGCTGCAGCAGGTGCTCACGCGGCCGCGTGACTTCGACGTCATCGCGACGCTCAACCTGAACGGCGATTACCTCTCGGACGCGCTGGCGGCGCAGATCGGCGGCATCGGCATCGCGCCGGGCGGCAACATCAACTACGTGACGGGCCACGCGGTCTTCGAGGCCACGCACGGCACGGCGCCGAAGTACGCGAACCTCGACAAGGTGAACCCGGGCTCGGTCATCCTCTCGGGCGAGATGATGCTCCGGCACATGGGCTGGACCGAGGCGGCGGAGCTCATCAACAAGGGCATGGACGGCGCGATCGGCGCGAAGACCGTGACGTACGATTTCGCGCGCCTCATGGAGGGCGCGAAAGAGGTGAAGTGCTCCGAGTTCGGTGACGCGATCATCGCGCACATGGGGTGA
- a CDS encoding peptidylprolyl isomerase: MRSRQRLVALGLVLAAALAQQPAEAIVVERIVAVVGDDPILLSELRARAKPFLLQVQQRVRPGAEQAAAESQVFKDTLEVMIDQKLETQAAERAGVTVTPEEVENAFRNIAAAQGLTTAELFREAKARSALTEQEYRDEIRRQILEGKMLQLRVKGRVRITEDDVKAMYERTLREERKRRDYRPAWIVLQIIPGSSPEAIAERKQLAAELMTRARAGEDFAALARAYSDETNTRDVGGDLGIRAPVGSPQALQGQRPALAPDFENAVMALEPGQVSNVIQVDKGLVILKLLSRQPSRYTTYEAAKPEMVQRLQTEILDKAKRKWLDELKKRTHLDVRL, encoded by the coding sequence ATGCGCTCTCGTCAAAGGCTCGTCGCCCTGGGACTCGTCCTCGCCGCCGCGCTCGCCCAGCAGCCGGCCGAGGCCATCGTGGTCGAGCGGATCGTCGCCGTCGTGGGGGACGATCCCATCCTGCTCTCCGAGCTCCGCGCCCGCGCCAAGCCGTTCCTCTTGCAGGTCCAGCAGCGCGTTCGCCCCGGCGCCGAGCAGGCCGCCGCGGAGTCGCAGGTCTTCAAGGACACGCTCGAGGTCATGATCGACCAGAAGCTCGAGACGCAGGCCGCCGAGCGCGCGGGCGTCACGGTCACGCCCGAGGAGGTCGAGAACGCCTTCCGCAACATCGCCGCCGCGCAAGGGCTCACGACGGCCGAGCTCTTCCGCGAGGCGAAGGCGCGCTCGGCCCTGACGGAGCAGGAGTACCGCGACGAGATCCGCAGGCAGATCCTCGAAGGCAAGATGCTGCAGCTCCGCGTGAAGGGGCGCGTGCGCATCACCGAGGACGACGTGAAGGCGATGTACGAGCGCACGCTGCGCGAGGAGCGCAAGCGCAGGGACTACCGGCCCGCGTGGATCGTGCTGCAGATCATCCCGGGATCGAGCCCCGAGGCGATCGCGGAGCGCAAGCAGCTCGCGGCCGAGCTCATGACGCGCGCCCGCGCCGGCGAGGACTTCGCGGCGCTCGCGCGCGCCTACTCGGACGAGACGAACACGCGTGACGTCGGCGGCGACCTCGGGATCCGCGCCCCGGTCGGCTCGCCGCAGGCGCTGCAAGGCCAGCGCCCGGCGCTCGCGCCCGACTTCGAGAACGCGGTGATGGCGCTCGAGCCCGGTCAGGTGAGCAACGTGATCCAGGTCGACAAGGGCCTCGTGATCCTGAAGCTCCTGTCGCGACAGCCCTCGCGTTACACGACGTACGAAGCGGCCAAGCCCGAGATGGTGCAGCGCCTGCAGACGGAGATCCTCGACAAGGCGAAGCGCAAGTGGCTCGACGAGCTGAAGAAGCGCACGCACCTCGATGTAAGGTTGTGA
- a CDS encoding prohibitin family protein, translating to MATVRPFSTPPSANLVKRLALAGVVLVFLAIALSSCVTRVDAGHVGIKVKLAGDERGVDKSPTVQGWVFFNPLTEQIILFPTSVQNIVWTKDPHEGNARDSSITFSSQEGVNINADVGLSFHIEPSLAPKLYGRFRKSDLMDLANGYVRNAMRESFNMQASQMPVQEIYGAGKGKLVENVSKRMLEQLGPDGFVIDQLTINGALRLPENVANAINRAMEATQQAIQAENRVRQVKAEAEQAITQAEGAAKAARARAEGEADAKLITAKAEARANLILKYSMTPTVLQYRALERWNGRLPVMNGGGAMPMLTFDAAKLGKGGDDDEKKLLELLGQEEEMERKEEAERAKVEKDKADAAKALDNPAPPAPAPPKP from the coding sequence ATGGCAACCGTCCGCCCCTTCTCGACCCCTCCCTCCGCCAACCTCGTCAAGCGCCTCGCCCTCGCGGGTGTCGTGCTCGTGTTCCTGGCGATCGCGCTGTCCTCGTGCGTCACGCGTGTCGACGCGGGTCACGTCGGCATCAAGGTCAAGCTCGCGGGTGACGAGCGTGGCGTCGACAAGAGCCCCACGGTGCAGGGCTGGGTCTTCTTCAACCCGCTGACCGAGCAGATCATCCTCTTCCCGACGAGCGTGCAGAACATCGTCTGGACGAAGGATCCCCACGAGGGCAACGCGCGCGACAGCTCGATCACGTTCTCCTCGCAGGAGGGCGTGAACATCAACGCGGACGTGGGCCTCTCGTTCCACATCGAGCCCTCGCTCGCGCCGAAGCTCTACGGTCGGTTCCGCAAGTCGGACCTGATGGATCTCGCGAACGGCTACGTGCGCAACGCGATGCGCGAGAGCTTCAACATGCAGGCCTCGCAGATGCCGGTGCAGGAGATCTACGGCGCGGGCAAGGGCAAGCTCGTCGAGAACGTCTCGAAGCGCATGCTGGAGCAGCTCGGGCCGGATGGGTTCGTCATCGATCAGCTCACGATCAACGGCGCGCTGCGGCTGCCGGAGAACGTGGCCAACGCGATCAACCGGGCGATGGAGGCGACGCAGCAGGCGATCCAGGCGGAGAACCGGGTGCGGCAGGTGAAGGCGGAGGCGGAGCAGGCGATCACGCAGGCCGAGGGCGCGGCGAAGGCGGCGCGGGCGCGCGCGGAGGGCGAGGCGGACGCGAAGCTCATCACGGCCAAGGCCGAGGCGCGGGCGAACCTGATCCTGAAGTACTCGATGACGCCGACGGTGCTGCAGTACCGCGCGCTCGAGCGCTGGAACGGCCGGCTGCCCGTGATGAACGGCGGCGGCGCGATGCCGATGCTCACGTTCGACGCCGCGAAGCTCGGCAAGGGCGGCGACGACGACGAGAAGAAGCTGCTCGAGCTGCTCGGTCAGGAAGAGGAGATGGAGCGGAAGGAAGAGGCCGAGCGCGCGAAGGTCGAGAAGGACAAGGCCGACGCGGCGAAGGCGCTCGACAACCCCGCGCCTCCCGCGCCCGCGCCGCCCAAGCCTTAG
- a CDS encoding DUF2330 domain-containing protein — protein MRSGFVVPVLAATLLASLSTTDEAAACGGCFVPPSQSTVVSAHRMALSISPKQTVLWDQIQYDGDPEEFAWVLPVKPGAVIEVSTDAWFDTLDAATTTQIFQAPVDCGNDSSGGFGCGAMDVRSAGATNEAGGGGGPSVTVVHRGTVGPYQTVTLSTDTPGALNDWLDNAGYAVDPSTQPVIDAYVAEKFDFIAIKLQPGKDVKSMKPVRIVMPGASPTLPLRMVAIGTGANVAVTLFMITEGRWEAKNFNNVVAPVDLLAWDFQTQSSNYGELRTKVLEQNGGASWLTAFAFEGGLLGQLPGLFTFGGPRTYSSTGTGLGGVTDTIAGAYVAQGLASGETMSGECSQNLVNLSKSSLMVSNPCPAGVPFDDPSCGSVAAGEIDARKLACGPLDDLAVALNGLHPKDVWLTRLEANLPRAALAEDLVLAPAASQETVDNMHQARIGTNVEAFCGDGSAAPITNGSKRGGGGSGPLVVGFGLGLAAIAAAARRRLGAARA, from the coding sequence ATGCGATCCGGCTTCGTCGTCCCCGTCCTCGCCGCCACGCTCCTCGCTTCCTTGAGCACGACCGACGAGGCCGCGGCGTGTGGTGGATGTTTCGTGCCGCCGAGCCAGAGCACCGTGGTCTCGGCGCACCGCATGGCGCTCTCGATCTCGCCGAAGCAGACGGTGCTCTGGGATCAGATCCAGTACGACGGCGATCCCGAGGAGTTCGCGTGGGTCTTGCCGGTCAAGCCCGGCGCGGTGATCGAGGTCTCCACCGACGCGTGGTTCGACACGCTCGACGCGGCGACGACCACGCAGATCTTCCAGGCCCCCGTCGACTGCGGCAACGACTCGAGCGGCGGCTTCGGGTGCGGCGCGATGGACGTCCGCTCGGCCGGGGCCACGAACGAGGCAGGCGGCGGCGGCGGACCAAGCGTCACCGTCGTGCATCGCGGCACCGTCGGCCCGTACCAGACGGTCACGCTCAGCACCGACACGCCCGGCGCGCTGAACGACTGGCTCGACAACGCGGGGTATGCGGTCGATCCCTCGACGCAGCCCGTGATCGACGCCTACGTCGCGGAGAAGTTCGACTTCATCGCGATCAAGCTCCAGCCCGGCAAGGACGTGAAGTCGATGAAGCCCGTGCGCATCGTGATGCCGGGCGCGAGCCCCACGTTGCCCCTGCGCATGGTGGCGATCGGCACGGGCGCGAACGTCGCGGTCACGCTCTTCATGATCACGGAGGGCCGCTGGGAGGCGAAGAACTTCAACAACGTCGTCGCGCCCGTGGACCTGCTCGCGTGGGACTTCCAGACGCAGTCGTCGAACTACGGCGAGCTCAGGACGAAGGTGCTCGAGCAGAACGGCGGCGCGTCGTGGCTCACGGCGTTCGCGTTCGAGGGCGGCCTGCTCGGCCAGCTCCCGGGCCTCTTCACCTTCGGCGGCCCCCGCACGTACTCGAGCACGGGCACGGGCCTCGGCGGCGTCACCGACACGATCGCGGGCGCCTACGTGGCGCAGGGCCTGGCGAGCGGCGAGACGATGTCGGGCGAGTGCTCGCAGAACCTCGTGAACCTGTCGAAGAGCAGCCTGATGGTCTCGAACCCTTGCCCCGCGGGCGTGCCCTTCGACGATCCGTCGTGTGGCTCGGTCGCGGCGGGTGAGATCGACGCGCGCAAGCTCGCGTGTGGCCCGCTCGACGACCTCGCCGTCGCGCTGAACGGCCTGCACCCGAAGGACGTGTGGCTCACGCGGCTCGAGGCGAACCTGCCGCGCGCGGCGCTCGCCGAGGATCTCGTCCTCGCGCCCGCGGCGTCGCAGGAGACGGTCGACAACATGCACCAGGCGCGTATCGGCACGAACGTCGAGGCGTTCTGCGGCGACGGCTCGGCCGCTCCGATCACGAACGGGAGCAAGCGTGGCGGCGGCGGAAGCGGCCCGCTCGTCGTCGGCTTCGGGCTCGGCCTCGCCGCGATCGCGGCGGCGGCGCGCCGGCGGCTCGGCGCCGCGAGGGCCTGA
- the dusB gene encoding tRNA dihydrouridine synthase DusB — MPSDRTFFQQLFSRRPVILAPMEDVSDAVFRKLCRELDAELCVTEFVNVEGLLRGCKNARRKLTLAPDDQPTAIQIYGSDPDRLAEAAEVAAAAGPAFLDINCGCWVPKIAGRGAGAGWLRNPTAMVEMAAMVVRRVSMPVTVKTRIGWGPESEMPIVELAKRLEGAGVSALTIHCRTAQMGHSGAADWSWAARAKSVVSIPVIVNGDIKSAEDAARALAETGCEGVMVGRRAIEHPWIFREAKALLEEGRTLEPPTPEERIALCKKHLVMNTEARGEPQGVRVTRRHLAGYLHGLPGAAALRRALNACDSLEGCLAILDEAQARRAA, encoded by the coding sequence GTGCCCTCCGATCGAACGTTTTTCCAGCAGCTCTTCTCCCGTCGGCCCGTGATCCTGGCGCCGATGGAGGACGTCTCCGACGCCGTCTTCCGCAAGCTCTGCCGCGAGCTCGACGCCGAGCTCTGCGTGACGGAGTTCGTGAACGTCGAGGGCCTGCTGCGCGGCTGCAAGAACGCGCGCCGCAAGCTCACGCTCGCCCCCGACGATCAGCCGACGGCGATCCAGATCTACGGCTCGGACCCCGACCGGCTGGCCGAGGCGGCCGAGGTCGCCGCGGCCGCGGGCCCAGCGTTCCTCGACATCAACTGCGGCTGCTGGGTGCCGAAGATCGCGGGCCGCGGCGCGGGCGCGGGCTGGCTCCGGAACCCGACGGCGATGGTGGAGATGGCCGCGATGGTGGTGCGTCGCGTCTCGATGCCCGTGACCGTGAAGACGCGTATCGGCTGGGGCCCCGAGTCGGAGATGCCGATCGTGGAGCTCGCGAAGCGGCTGGAAGGCGCGGGCGTGTCGGCGTTGACGATCCATTGCCGGACGGCGCAGATGGGCCACTCGGGGGCGGCGGACTGGAGCTGGGCCGCGCGCGCGAAGAGCGTCGTCTCCATCCCGGTGATCGTGAACGGCGACATCAAGAGCGCGGAGGACGCCGCGCGCGCGCTCGCCGAGACGGGCTGCGAAGGCGTGATGGTCGGCCGCCGCGCGATCGAGCACCCGTGGATCTTCCGCGAGGCGAAGGCGCTTCTCGAGGAGGGGCGGACGCTCGAGCCGCCGACGCCCGAGGAGCGGATCGCGCTCTGCAAGAAGCACCTCGTGATGAACACGGAGGCGCGCGGCGAGCCACAAGGGGTGCGCGTGACCCGGAGGCACCTGGCGGGTTACCTGCACGGCCTGCCGGGCGCGGCAGCGCTGCGGCGGGCGCTGAACGCGTGTGATTCGCTGGAAGGCTGCCTCGCAATTCTGGACGAGGCGCAGGCGCGGCGCGCGGCGTGA
- a CDS encoding response regulator produces the protein MRRILVADDDATRRRLIGALLVEKYAPAVALEASCVPTALEALLVRHPDLVVADLGLSGHSQGGFRLILDAASLGVPAVVTSGPISRALEERLAELGVGWVPKGSSEQALFAAIDRALDKPRGGERGGENRKVPSGPRMHTA, from the coding sequence GTGCGGCGTATCCTCGTGGCGGACGACGACGCGACACGCAGGCGCCTCATCGGCGCCCTGCTCGTCGAGAAATACGCGCCCGCCGTCGCGCTCGAGGCCTCCTGCGTCCCCACCGCGCTCGAGGCCCTGCTCGTCCGACACCCCGACCTCGTCGTCGCCGATCTGGGTTTGTCAGGGCACTCTCAGGGTGGCTTTCGCCTGATCCTCGACGCGGCCTCGCTCGGCGTGCCCGCGGTCGTGACGAGCGGGCCCATTTCACGCGCCCTCGAGGAGCGGCTCGCCGAGCTCGGCGTGGGGTGGGTCCCCAAGGGTTCGTCCGAGCAGGCGCTCTTCGCGGCGATCGACCGCGCCCTCGACAAACCACGCGGGGGGGAGCGCGGAGGCGAGAACCGGAAAGTGCCCTCGGGGCCCAGGATGCATACGGCCTGA
- a CDS encoding S16 family serine protease, producing the protein MSREKHQAAGPPSEPDERGEIDAALANEGLDDELLRQLGHLLEMELVDGSRRARREPLHRRAEAHVVVARLSFEARLSDRAEREAVAALALAPDDEAALGLLAAIHHARGELGAAITLHTEMAARAGGEPSALATLGRLFEASMREESPSARAPHHAPDAPSATGMAELEHAFRVAFGGNLQGALRIVDRVAARARTEARSVYKLAMLERAFLLEQAQDVRGAIATLERLADEPGLASDVERLLCLSLLYEREGTPERIRRALRAVRYAYLVTRRPTLLRRIARLVGKLGHTRLAELFEARYLEVFRRRMHVLSLREAARALPATYLPPEGLSVLPFGHRAVLHLFERIRDRKRPEHRRRAAALLLWAGEAARAEVMYAELARQGEATAVDLLYWADALEATGERARANEERRRGVAAMDRPDAAALARLLGRDDTSAEDARAALGSPERLAEAASALRARRKAHPEDRAAVLALARLSEARGDMEAKRRYEAHARALAEARHAPRPYVLAAAALRRGGEVRGVIHELWVDTRRARRGGGRLDEKDVLGSVAPDLRARAVSLFHAVRAFVRTRYPHRVDPALDDLRFFLRFTKDDEPSSGDSAGLPIAVAFASVMLGLSAPSDVAFSGAVICDAHDVLALGRIGDVDAKIEGAYERRLSRIVLPAQNRDDVTHAERVPRKIAEHMVVFARTLDEALEAVFPELG; encoded by the coding sequence ATGTCGCGCGAAAAACACCAGGCAGCCGGGCCTCCCTCGGAGCCCGACGAGCGAGGAGAGATCGACGCCGCCCTGGCCAATGAAGGCCTCGATGACGAGCTCCTGCGCCAGCTCGGTCACCTGCTCGAAATGGAGCTCGTGGACGGGTCGCGGCGCGCACGCAGAGAGCCGCTCCACAGGCGCGCCGAGGCGCACGTCGTCGTGGCGCGCCTCTCGTTCGAGGCGCGCCTCTCGGATCGCGCCGAGCGCGAGGCCGTCGCCGCGCTCGCGCTCGCGCCCGACGACGAGGCGGCCCTCGGGCTACTCGCGGCGATCCACCACGCCCGCGGCGAGCTCGGCGCGGCCATCACGCTGCACACCGAAATGGCGGCCCGCGCCGGCGGAGAGCCCTCGGCGCTGGCCACGCTCGGGCGGCTCTTCGAGGCCAGCATGCGGGAAGAGTCGCCCTCGGCCCGCGCTCCGCACCACGCCCCCGATGCGCCGTCGGCGACGGGGATGGCAGAGCTCGAGCACGCCTTCCGCGTGGCGTTCGGGGGCAATCTGCAAGGGGCGCTGCGCATCGTGGATCGGGTGGCGGCGCGGGCGCGCACCGAGGCGCGCAGCGTGTACAAGCTCGCGATGCTGGAGCGCGCGTTTCTGCTGGAGCAGGCCCAGGACGTGCGGGGCGCGATCGCCACGCTCGAGCGCCTCGCCGACGAGCCCGGGCTCGCGAGCGACGTGGAGCGATTGCTTTGCCTCTCGCTCCTCTACGAGCGCGAGGGCACACCCGAGCGAATCCGCCGCGCGCTCCGGGCCGTGCGATACGCCTACCTCGTCACGCGCCGCCCGACCTTGCTCCGCCGCATCGCGCGGCTCGTGGGCAAGCTCGGGCATACCCGCCTCGCCGAGCTCTTCGAGGCGCGATACCTCGAGGTCTTCCGCCGCCGCATGCACGTGCTCTCGCTCCGGGAGGCCGCGCGCGCCCTGCCGGCGACGTATCTCCCGCCGGAAGGTTTGTCCGTCTTGCCGTTCGGGCACCGCGCCGTCCTGCACCTCTTCGAGCGAATCCGGGACCGCAAGCGCCCCGAGCACAGGAGGCGGGCCGCGGCGCTGCTGTTATGGGCCGGGGAAGCGGCGCGCGCCGAGGTGATGTACGCGGAGCTCGCTCGGCAAGGAGAGGCCACTGCCGTCGATCTGCTTTACTGGGCCGACGCGCTCGAGGCGACGGGCGAGCGCGCGCGGGCAAACGAGGAGCGGCGGCGAGGGGTGGCGGCGATGGATCGGCCGGACGCAGCGGCGCTCGCGCGCCTGCTCGGCCGCGACGACACGAGCGCGGAGGACGCGCGGGCGGCGCTCGGATCGCCGGAGCGCCTCGCGGAGGCGGCGTCGGCGCTCCGGGCGCGGCGAAAGGCGCACCCCGAGGATCGGGCGGCCGTGCTCGCGCTCGCGCGGCTCTCCGAGGCGAGAGGCGACATGGAAGCGAAGCGTCGATACGAGGCACACGCGCGCGCCCTCGCCGAGGCGAGACACGCGCCGCGGCCGTACGTGCTCGCGGCGGCGGCATTACGACGCGGCGGCGAGGTGCGCGGCGTGATCCACGAGCTCTGGGTCGATACACGCCGCGCGAGGCGGGGCGGCGGCCGCCTCGACGAAAAGGACGTCCTCGGCTCGGTCGCGCCCGACCTCCGCGCCCGCGCGGTCTCCCTTTTCCACGCGGTGCGCGCCTTCGTCCGGACGCGTTATCCCCACCGCGTGGATCCCGCGCTCGACGACCTCCGGTTTTTCCTGCGATTCACCAAGGACGACGAGCCCTCGTCGGGCGACAGCGCCGGCCTGCCCATCGCCGTGGCGTTCGCGAGCGTGATGCTCGGGCTCTCCGCGCCGAGCGACGTCGCGTTCTCCGGCGCCGTGATCTGCGACGCGCACGACGTCCTCGCGCTCGGGCGCATCGGCGACGTCGACGCGAAGATCGAGGGCGCCTACGAGCGGCGCCTCTCGCGTATCGTGCTCCCTGCGCAGAACCGGGACGACGTCACGCACGCCGAGCGCGTGCCCCGCAAGATCGCCGAGCACATGGTCGTCTTCGCGCGCACGCTCGACGAGGCCCTCGAGGCCGTCTTCCCCGAGCTCGGTTGA
- a CDS encoding Hsp20/alpha crystallin family protein, producing MLNVEQAIAEVASVYQSLTGRAIKPGRHELPPEVDPASQAETNYRQFKALLEQAARASAEPRAKMEPAIAPCADVVELEREVRVMMDIPGVAREQLAVAVMGDALTVRGERGGARHVAGLLRLEERRKGPILRTIALPPRARRDGIEATLRDGVLTIVIPTDGHGNDTTEIPIDVK from the coding sequence ATGTTGAACGTGGAGCAGGCCATCGCCGAGGTCGCGAGCGTCTATCAATCGCTCACCGGGCGCGCCATCAAGCCGGGACGTCACGAGCTTCCGCCGGAGGTGGATCCCGCCTCGCAGGCCGAGACCAACTATCGGCAGTTCAAGGCGCTCCTCGAGCAGGCGGCGCGCGCATCGGCGGAGCCGCGGGCCAAGATGGAGCCCGCGATCGCGCCTTGCGCGGACGTCGTCGAGCTCGAGCGCGAGGTGCGCGTGATGATGGATATCCCGGGCGTCGCGCGTGAGCAGCTCGCCGTCGCGGTGATGGGCGACGCGCTCACGGTCCGCGGTGAGCGCGGCGGGGCGCGGCACGTGGCGGGCCTCTTGCGGCTGGAAGAGCGGCGAAAAGGGCCGATCCTCCGGACGATCGCGCTGCCGCCGCGGGCGCGCCGCGACGGGATCGAGGCGACGCTGCGCGACGGGGTCCTCACGATCGTGATTCCCACGGACGGCCACGGGAACGACACGACCGAGATCCCGATCGACGTGAAATGA